The following coding sequences lie in one Kitasatospora azatica KCTC 9699 genomic window:
- a CDS encoding glutamate ABC transporter substrate-binding protein — protein MRVRIALLAAVLATPLALTSAQASPGHAPATTVRAAQAALTAGQDCDPTKSVRPSSDESGAAVRAIKARGVLIAGVDQNNYRWGFRDPSTGDLQGFDIDLVHAVAKAILGDPNKVQFKTVPTAKRIEAIKTGQVDLIARTMTITCDRLNDVSFSTVYFQAGQQVVVPKAAKAKTIDQALKGKTVCVSESSTAQEQLTKDRHGAAVVKPAPNDLDCLVLMQLNQVDATLTDNAIAVGQAAQDPTVEVVGPSLTNEPYGIAMSKGSPDLVARVNQVLEDYRRGGWQDSYRKWLEPYLGKSEGPPPAAYLP, from the coding sequence CGGTCCTGGCCACCCCGCTGGCGCTGACCAGCGCGCAGGCGAGTCCGGGGCACGCCCCGGCGACCACCGTGCGGGCAGCGCAGGCGGCCCTGACCGCCGGTCAGGACTGCGACCCGACCAAGAGCGTGCGCCCCAGCAGCGACGAGAGCGGCGCCGCGGTGCGGGCGATCAAGGCGCGCGGGGTGCTGATCGCCGGCGTCGACCAGAACAACTACCGCTGGGGCTTCCGCGACCCGTCCACCGGCGATCTGCAGGGCTTCGACATCGACCTGGTCCACGCAGTCGCCAAGGCGATCCTGGGCGATCCGAACAAGGTCCAGTTCAAGACCGTCCCGACCGCGAAGCGTATAGAAGCCATCAAGACCGGTCAGGTGGATCTGATCGCGCGTACCATGACGATCACTTGCGACCGGCTCAACGACGTCTCCTTCTCGACGGTGTACTTCCAGGCCGGACAGCAGGTGGTGGTGCCGAAGGCGGCCAAGGCGAAGACCATCGACCAGGCGCTGAAGGGGAAGACGGTGTGCGTGTCGGAGTCCTCGACCGCGCAGGAGCAGCTGACCAAGGACCGGCACGGCGCGGCGGTCGTCAAGCCGGCGCCCAACGACCTGGACTGCCTGGTGCTGATGCAGCTCAACCAGGTCGACGCGACCTTGACCGACAACGCGATCGCCGTCGGCCAGGCCGCCCAGGACCCGACCGTCGAGGTGGTCGGGCCCTCGCTGACCAACGAGCCGTACGGCATCGCGATGTCCAAGGGCTCGCCCGACCTGGTCGCCCGGGTCAACCAGGTGTTGGAGGACTACCGGCGCGGCGGCTGGCAGGACAGCTACCGCAAGTGGCTGGAGCCGTACCTGGGCAAGTCCGAGGGCCCGCCGCCGGCTGCCTATCTCCCTTAG